One Candidatus Krumholzibacteriia bacterium genomic window carries:
- the nusG gene encoding transcription termination/antitermination protein NusG gives MIGDPKHSPEGEADDATTPDTTGAETPASGSSESEGDEPARHPDLKWYVVHANTGHENKVKRNIEGSIRADESMQKYFGDVLVVTQEVTEMRNGKRVTSKRKFFPSYVLVEMVLNDETLHFMNNIPGVTRFVGAGNKPQALSEQEVDRILGRMRKTEDKTVHEIPFNVGDAVEVMDGPFSDFTGIVNEVNPDKGKLKVMVSIFGRETPVELDFLQVKAL, from the coding sequence ATGATCGGAGATCCCAAGCATTCGCCCGAGGGCGAGGCCGACGACGCGACGACGCCGGACACGACCGGCGCCGAGACGCCGGCGTCCGGGTCTTCGGAATCGGAAGGCGACGAGCCCGCTCGTCATCCGGACCTGAAGTGGTACGTCGTGCACGCGAACACCGGGCACGAGAACAAGGTCAAGCGCAACATCGAGGGCTCGATCCGTGCGGACGAGTCCATGCAGAAGTACTTCGGCGACGTGCTCGTGGTCACCCAGGAAGTGACCGAGATGCGCAACGGCAAGCGCGTCACGAGCAAGCGCAAGTTCTTCCCGAGTTACGTGCTCGTGGAGATGGTGCTGAACGACGAGACCCTCCACTTCATGAACAACATTCCCGGCGTGACCCGCTTCGTGGGTGCGGGCAACAAGCCCCAGGCCCTGAGCGAGCAAGAGGTCGATCGTATCCTCGGGCGCATGCGCAAGACCGAGGACAAGACGGTCCACGAGATCCCCTTCAACGTGGGTGACGCGGTCGAGGTCATGGACGGTCCGTTCAGTGACTTCACGGGCATCGTGAACGAAGTCAATCCCGACAAGGGCAAGCTCAAGGTGATGGTCTCGATCTTCGGACGCGAGACCCCCGTGGAGCTCGATTTTCTCCAGGTGAAGGCGCTGTAG
- the rplJ gene encoding 50S ribosomal protein L10 produces the protein MARPEKVAEVEVLTTLMTRSEGLVLCDFSGLTVAEANDLRGKCREQNVTLRVVKNRLAQRAATAAEYESLNDLLKGPTAIAFGLEGPVEPAKVLTDYAKDNEKVTIKGGFVDGEVLSLEQVRSLSEIPSHIELITMIARGINSPATGLAGSVSAVMSGLARAIKAAAEKNEEVAA, from the coding sequence ATGGCACGTCCGGAGAAGGTCGCCGAGGTCGAGGTCCTCACCACCCTCATGACCAGGAGCGAAGGTCTGGTCCTGTGTGACTTCAGCGGGTTGACCGTGGCCGAGGCCAACGATCTGCGCGGCAAGTGCCGCGAGCAGAACGTGACGCTTCGCGTGGTCAAGAACCGTCTGGCCCAGCGGGCGGCGACGGCCGCCGAGTACGAATCGCTGAACGACCTGCTCAAGGGTCCGACGGCGATCGCGTTCGGCCTCGAAGGGCCGGTGGAGCCCGCAAAGGTCCTCACCGACTACGCCAAGGACAACGAGAAGGTCACGATCAAGGGCGGCTTCGTCGACGGCGAGGTCCTGAGTCTCGAGCAGGTCAGGTCCCTGTCCGAGATCCCGAGCCACATCGAGCTGATCACCATGATCGCGCGCGGGATCAACTCGCCGGCCACGGGCCTGGCGGGTTCGGTCAGCGCCGTCATGTCGGGTCTGGCTCGCGCGATCAAGGCCGCAGCCGAGAAGAACGAAGAAGTCGCCGCCTGA
- the tuf gene encoding elongation factor Tu (EF-Tu; promotes GTP-dependent binding of aminoacyl-tRNA to the A-site of ribosomes during protein biosynthesis; when the tRNA anticodon matches the mRNA codon, GTP hydrolysis results; the inactive EF-Tu-GDP leaves the ribosome and release of GDP is promoted by elongation factor Ts; many prokaryotes have two copies of the gene encoding EF-Tu), translating to MPGDNVELQVDLITPIAMEEGLRFAIREGGRTVGAGVVAEIYE from the coding sequence TGATGCCGGGCGACAACGTGGAGCTGCAGGTGGATCTGATCACCCCGATCGCAATGGAAGAGGGACTCCGCTTCGCGATCCGCGAGGGCGGCCGCACCGTCGGTGCCGGTGTCGTCGCGGAGATCTACGAGTAG
- the rplK gene encoding 50S ribosomal protein L11, which translates to MAKKVTGYIKLQIPAGQANPAPPVGPALGQHGLNIMDFCKLFNDRTKEQMGMIIPVVITVHHDRTFTFITKTPPAAVLLRKAAGIEKGSGEPNKTKVGKVPLAEVRKIAELKAPDLNSHDVDAAMRMVMGTARSMGLEVE; encoded by the coding sequence ATGGCCAAGAAGGTCACTGGGTACATCAAGCTTCAGATCCCGGCGGGTCAGGCGAATCCTGCCCCTCCGGTCGGTCCTGCGCTCGGCCAGCACGGTCTGAACATCATGGACTTCTGCAAGTTGTTCAACGACCGCACCAAGGAGCAGATGGGCATGATCATCCCCGTGGTGATCACCGTCCATCACGACCGCACCTTCACCTTCATCACCAAGACCCCGCCCGCGGCCGTGCTGCTGCGCAAGGCGGCCGGGATCGAAAAAGGTTCGGGGGAGCCGAACAAGACCAAGGTCGGCAAGGTGCCTCTGGCCGAGGTCCGCAAGATCGCCGAGCTCAAGGCCCCCGATCTGAACTCCCACGACGTCGACGCCGCCATGCGCATGGTCATGGGGACCGCACGCAGCATGGGCCTCGAGGTCGAGTAG
- the rplA gene encoding 50S ribosomal protein L1: MKRGKSWKAAQESIDRLKLYDLDEAVETIQALPKAKFDESVDLSVKLGVDPRHADQMVRGTVVLPNGTGKTVRVLVLTQGPKVDEAKEAGADHVGSDEYIEKLQGGWLDVDVIIATPDMMGKVGRLGKILGPRGLMPNPKVGTVTMDVAKAVSDSKAGRVEYRVDKAGNIHCPVGRRSFDSQALTENIQAVLKELQRAKPAAAKGNYMQSCSISATMSPAVRVDTSKALKV; this comes from the coding sequence ATGAAACGAGGAAAGAGCTGGAAGGCGGCCCAGGAGTCGATCGACCGGCTGAAGCTCTATGATCTCGACGAAGCCGTCGAGACGATCCAGGCCCTGCCCAAGGCGAAGTTCGACGAATCGGTCGACCTGTCCGTGAAGCTCGGGGTCGACCCGCGCCACGCCGACCAGATGGTCCGTGGCACGGTCGTCCTGCCGAACGGAACGGGCAAGACGGTCCGTGTGCTCGTGCTCACCCAGGGTCCGAAGGTCGACGAGGCCAAGGAGGCCGGCGCCGACCACGTCGGCTCCGACGAGTACATCGAGAAGCTCCAGGGGGGCTGGCTCGACGTCGACGTGATCATCGCCACGCCCGACATGATGGGCAAGGTCGGCCGGCTGGGGAAGATCCTCGGCCCGCGCGGCCTGATGCCGAACCCGAAGGTCGGGACGGTCACCATGGACGTGGCGAAGGCCGTGAGCGATTCCAAGGCCGGTCGCGTGGAGTACCGCGTCGACAAGGCCGGCAACATCCATTGCCCGGTGGGCCGCCGCAGCTTCGACTCGCAGGCGCTCACCGAGAACATCCAGGCCGTGCTCAAGGAGCTGCAGCGGGCGAAGCCCGCCGCGGCCAAGGGCAATTACATGCAGTCCTGCAGCATCAGCGCCACCATGAGCCCGGCGGTCAGGGTCGACACGTCCAAGGCTCTCAAGGTCTGA
- the rplL gene encoding 50S ribosomal protein L7/L12 yields the protein MSEETTSVELSENAAKILDMISELKLLEAADLVKAIEDKFGVSAAAPVAAVGAMPGAGAAAEAEAEQTEFDVVLAAAGDKKIQVIKEVRAITGLGLKEAKELVEGAPKPVKEAVEKDEAEKLKEKLEGVGATVEVK from the coding sequence ATGTCCGAAGAGACGACCAGCGTCGAACTGAGCGAGAACGCCGCCAAGATCCTCGACATGATCTCCGAGCTGAAGCTTCTCGAGGCCGCCGATCTGGTGAAGGCCATCGAGGACAAGTTCGGCGTGAGTGCCGCCGCGCCGGTGGCCGCCGTGGGTGCGATGCCCGGAGCCGGCGCTGCCGCCGAGGCCGAGGCCGAGCAGACCGAGTTCGACGTCGTCCTGGCCGCGGCCGGCGACAAGAAGATCCAGGTCATCAAGGAGGTCCGCGCGATCACCGGTCTGGGTCTGAAGGAAGCGAAGGAACTCGTCGAGGGCGCGCCGAAGCCGGTGAAGGAAGCCGTCGAGAAGGACGAGGCCGAAAAGCTCAAGGAGAAGCTCGAGGGCGTGGGCGCCACCGTCGAGGTCAAGTAG
- the secE gene encoding preprotein translocase subunit SecE produces the protein MERIKTFVKESWAELGKITWPNRQELAESTVVVIVSVILITIFIGLVDLGFSNLLKLFARTV, from the coding sequence ATGGAACGCATCAAGACCTTCGTGAAGGAGAGCTGGGCCGAGCTGGGCAAGATCACCTGGCCGAACCGGCAGGAGCTGGCCGAGTCGACGGTGGTCGTGATCGTGTCGGTCATCCTGATCACGATCTTCATCGGCCTGGTCGACCTGGGCTTCAGCAATCTCTTGAAGCTCTTCGCGCGGACGGTCTGA